A window of the Acanthochromis polyacanthus isolate Apoly-LR-REF ecotype Palm Island chromosome 10, KAUST_Apoly_ChrSc, whole genome shotgun sequence genome harbors these coding sequences:
- the si:rp71-46j2.7 gene encoding uncharacterized protein si:rp71-46j2.7 isoform X1, translated as MYLWRLSIAITLGLVWYLSDCGRTVTQYFLCFLFCLSTPVLFGNSGRESSTQTDEETKDNPLQEAVEEQSYVDSVDSVPQQAEPQESQYPYVKRSLQQVFECAYAQLVLPWYSVPEPCEQQPLHQVLSREFDFVIDRVIERAKDFDVCQAVVGSIRILTQHLHNAKQSDRELLFSSRAEEIAVLREFSDALVRNLFRDSLWSQEVNHCALNEIIALKGLELLVTWLSNPDNLNQLVVSQLDSVTPKSSAEELCGSDPDQTSLASQEGEGDGEGSEVSLQGAGISTGTRIKGKRKANKLKEGWSKFVDKMKSKKAKKKKMKKIEQDLMMRAMSMQADTCNEDDVSSIEGSVQSQEDSDREDSDLENYLASVQEDMMEFKLSYEMWRVGRWAVSIPHADWEDEEPIFTVHLEERDSPENLQWDIKKTYKDIIYFRNRWQDSTSLPTIVLLEESEVSAEVEEEARVSVEHFLQELVSDNVIGHTQPVFQFLCPLDILLNEEEHHGGVWSLLSGLAYFLTPGQEEEESSSPRTEAPKENIMASLHPEPAQSLENHSASSEKDSDVPGVTVPTIVISPCDSSSALRGEAETDSLPAVSSSNEDCSHDKTEDSDNPVTSHIKMILKGLTRAKSQESLASTKVGTDDDLLESDGGSQQDTVDGISWRHFNSRPNKKEKIGFKMSAVNKAKRKETQGTLQRGEERSQANWEQMEATKAIFDLLKEISGNSILINIFDAILKPVMPILKKKVNSFLNKMNPTEVQMAAYIDTLRSKQWPDVAPPPRPPRSEEEKDETRERAHNLINARYSNSLILKKNDMETVFNLFQNSEENKMLVYMLLSFLLREFLPNEHSLSVSAAALQKVTNSTN; from the exons ATGTATCTATGGCGCCTCTCCATCGCCATAACGCTCGGCTTGGTTTGGTATTTGTCAGACTGCGGACGCACAGTCACACAgtactttttgtgtttcctcttctgCCTTTCTACTCCAGTGTTGTTTGGGAACTCTGGGCGAGAGAGCAGCACTCAAACTGATGAAGAGACGAAGGACAACCCGCTCCAG GAAGCAGTTGAGGAGCAGTCCTATGTCGATTCAGTTGATTCAGTTCCTCAACAGGCTGAACCTCAGGAATCTCAGTATCCATATGTAAAGCGCTCTCTACAGCAAG TGTTTGAATGCGCCTACGCTCAGCTGGTCCTGCCTTGGTACAGCGTCCCTGAGCCATGTGAGCAGCAGCCTCTGCACCAGGTGCTCAGCAGGGAATTCGACTTTGTAATCGACCGCGTCATTGAGAGAGCCAAAGACTTTGATGTCTGCCAGGCAGTCGTCGGCTCCATTCGGATTCTGACCCAGCACTTGCATAATGCGAAACAGTCTGACAG AGAGCTCTTGTTCAGCTCCAGAGCAGAGGAGATCGCAGTTCTCAGAGAGTTTTCTGACGCTCTGGTACGTAACCTTTTCCGTGACTCTCTCTGGAGCCAAGAAGTCAACCACTGTGCCTTAAATGAGATCATTGCCTTAAAGG GGCTGGAACTACTGGTTACATGGCTGTCCAACCCCGACAACCTGAACCAGCTGGTGGTGAGCCAGCTCGACAGCGTGACCCCCAAAAGCTCTGCAGAGGAGCTGTGTGGATCAGACCCAGATCAAACCTCTCTGGCTTCACAGGAGGGCGAAGGCGACGGGGAAGGCAGCGAAGT GAGCTTGCAGGGAGCAGGAATTTCAACCGGCACCAGGATCAAGGGCAAAAGAAAAG CCAACAAGCTTAAGGAAGGATGGTCCAAGTTTGTGGACAAAATGAAGTCCAAGAAAGCcaagaaaaagaagatgaaaaagatAGAGCAGGACCTCATGATGAGAGCCATGTCGATGCAAGCGGACACGTGCAACGAGGACGATGTCAGCAGCATTGAGGGCTCTGTCCAAAGCCAGGAGGACTCTGACAGG GAGGACAGCGATCTGGAGAACTACCTGGCGAGCGTCCAGGAGGATATGATGGAATTCAAGCTCTCCTATGAGATGTGGCGCGTCGGCCGCTGGGCTGTCAGCATCCCTCAT GCCGACTGGGAGGATGAGGAGCCGATCTTCACCGTTCACCTGGAGGAAAGGGACAGTCCTGAGAACCTGCAGTGGGACATCAAGAAGACCTACAAGGATATTATATATTTCCGCAATAGATGGCAG GATTCGACCAGCCTTCCTACGATCGTATTGCTGGAGGAATCGGAGGTCAGCGCTGAGGTCGAAGAAGAAGCCAGAGTATCAGTGGAGCATTTCTTGCAG GAATTGGTTTCTGATAATGTGATCGGTCACACTCAGCCAGTTTTTCAGTTCCTGTGCCCGCTTGACATACTGCTGAATGAAGAAGAACATCATGGAGGCGTGTGGAGCCTCCTCAGCGGCTTGGCTTACTTCCTCACTCCCGgccaagaggaagaagag agCTCCAGCCCTCGGACAGAAGCCCCCAAAGAAAACATTATGGCATCTCTGCATCCAGAACCAGCTCAGTCCTTAGAGAACCACAGTGCCTCTTCTGAGAAGGACAGCGATGTTCCCGGTGTTACTGTCCCAACTATTGTTATCTCCCCATGTGATTCCTCATCAGCACTGCGAGGGGAAGCAGAAACAGACTCACTGCCAGCTGTTAGTTCCTCAAATGAAGACTGTTCCCATGACAAAACCGAAGACTCTGATAATCCTGTGACATCTCACATTAAAATGATCCTCAAAGGACTAACTCGAGCCAAATCACAAGAGTCTCTGGCCTCAACAAAAGTGGGCACCGATGACGACCTCCTTGAGTCAGACGGAGGCTCTCAGCAGGACACCGTGGATGGCATATCATGGCGTCATTTCAATTCAAGGCCaaataaaaaggagaaaataggTTTCAAGATGTCTGCAGTGAACAAGGCTAAACGGAAGGAGACGCAGGGCACGttgcagagaggagaggagaggagccaAGCCAACTGGGAGCAGATGGAGGCCACCAAAGCCATATTTGATCTGCTGAAAGAAATATCTG GAAACTCCATCCTCATAAACATATTTGATGCCATTTTGAAACCTGTGATGCCCATCTTGAAAAA GAAAGTCAACTCTTTCCTCAACAAGATGAACCCAACAGAAGTGCAGATGGCCGCTTACATCGACACGCTGCGTAGCAAACAGTGGCCAGATGTTGcacctcctcctcgtcctcctcgcAGCGAAGAGGAGAAGGACGAGACCAGGGAGCGAGCACATAACCTCATCAATGCCAGAT ACTCAAATTccctcattctgaagaagaatgacATGGAGacagttttcaatcttttccagaacagtgaggaaaacaaaatgctgGTCTAT ATGCTCCTGTCATTCCTTTTGAGAGAGTTTTTACCCAACGAGCATTCACTGAGCGTGAGTGCTGCTGCTCTACAGAAAGTGACCAACTCCACCAACTGA
- the si:rp71-46j2.7 gene encoding uncharacterized protein si:rp71-46j2.7 isoform X2: MYLWRLSIAITLGLVWYLSDCGRTVTQYFLCFLFCLSTPVLFGNSGRESSTQTDEETKDNPLQEAVEEQSYVDSVDSVPQQAEPQESQYPYVKRSLQQVFECAYAQLVLPWYSVPEPCEQQPLHQVLSREFDFVIDRVIERAKDFDVCQAVVGSIRILTQHLHNAKQSDRELLFSSRAEEIAVLREFSDALVRNLFRDSLWSQEVNHCALNEIIALKGLELLVTWLSNPDNLNQLVVSQLDSVTPKSSAEELCGSDPDQTSLASQEGEGDGEGSEVSLQGAGISTGTRIKGKRKANKLKEGWSKFVDKMKSKKAKKKKMKKIEQDLMMRAMSMQADTCNEDDVSSIEGSVQSQEDSDREDSDLENYLASVQEDMMEFKLSYEMWRVGRWAVSIPHADWEDEEPIFTVHLEERDSPENLQWDIKKTYKDIIYFRNRWQDSTSLPTIVLLEESEVSAEVEEEARVSVEHFLQELVSDNVIGHTQPVFQFLCPLDILLNEEEHHGGVWSLLSGLAYFLTPGQEEEESSSPRTEAPKENIMASLHPEPAQSLENHSASSEKDSDVPGVTVPTIVISPCDSSSALRGEAETDSLPAVSSSNEDCSHDKTEDSDNPVTSHIKMILKGLTRAKSQESLASTKVGTDDDLLESDGGSQQDTVDGISWRHFNSRPNKKEKIGFKMSAVNKAKRKETQGTLQRGEERSQANWEQMEATKAIFDLLKEISGKSTLSSTR; encoded by the exons ATGTATCTATGGCGCCTCTCCATCGCCATAACGCTCGGCTTGGTTTGGTATTTGTCAGACTGCGGACGCACAGTCACACAgtactttttgtgtttcctcttctgCCTTTCTACTCCAGTGTTGTTTGGGAACTCTGGGCGAGAGAGCAGCACTCAAACTGATGAAGAGACGAAGGACAACCCGCTCCAG GAAGCAGTTGAGGAGCAGTCCTATGTCGATTCAGTTGATTCAGTTCCTCAACAGGCTGAACCTCAGGAATCTCAGTATCCATATGTAAAGCGCTCTCTACAGCAAG TGTTTGAATGCGCCTACGCTCAGCTGGTCCTGCCTTGGTACAGCGTCCCTGAGCCATGTGAGCAGCAGCCTCTGCACCAGGTGCTCAGCAGGGAATTCGACTTTGTAATCGACCGCGTCATTGAGAGAGCCAAAGACTTTGATGTCTGCCAGGCAGTCGTCGGCTCCATTCGGATTCTGACCCAGCACTTGCATAATGCGAAACAGTCTGACAG AGAGCTCTTGTTCAGCTCCAGAGCAGAGGAGATCGCAGTTCTCAGAGAGTTTTCTGACGCTCTGGTACGTAACCTTTTCCGTGACTCTCTCTGGAGCCAAGAAGTCAACCACTGTGCCTTAAATGAGATCATTGCCTTAAAGG GGCTGGAACTACTGGTTACATGGCTGTCCAACCCCGACAACCTGAACCAGCTGGTGGTGAGCCAGCTCGACAGCGTGACCCCCAAAAGCTCTGCAGAGGAGCTGTGTGGATCAGACCCAGATCAAACCTCTCTGGCTTCACAGGAGGGCGAAGGCGACGGGGAAGGCAGCGAAGT GAGCTTGCAGGGAGCAGGAATTTCAACCGGCACCAGGATCAAGGGCAAAAGAAAAG CCAACAAGCTTAAGGAAGGATGGTCCAAGTTTGTGGACAAAATGAAGTCCAAGAAAGCcaagaaaaagaagatgaaaaagatAGAGCAGGACCTCATGATGAGAGCCATGTCGATGCAAGCGGACACGTGCAACGAGGACGATGTCAGCAGCATTGAGGGCTCTGTCCAAAGCCAGGAGGACTCTGACAGG GAGGACAGCGATCTGGAGAACTACCTGGCGAGCGTCCAGGAGGATATGATGGAATTCAAGCTCTCCTATGAGATGTGGCGCGTCGGCCGCTGGGCTGTCAGCATCCCTCAT GCCGACTGGGAGGATGAGGAGCCGATCTTCACCGTTCACCTGGAGGAAAGGGACAGTCCTGAGAACCTGCAGTGGGACATCAAGAAGACCTACAAGGATATTATATATTTCCGCAATAGATGGCAG GATTCGACCAGCCTTCCTACGATCGTATTGCTGGAGGAATCGGAGGTCAGCGCTGAGGTCGAAGAAGAAGCCAGAGTATCAGTGGAGCATTTCTTGCAG GAATTGGTTTCTGATAATGTGATCGGTCACACTCAGCCAGTTTTTCAGTTCCTGTGCCCGCTTGACATACTGCTGAATGAAGAAGAACATCATGGAGGCGTGTGGAGCCTCCTCAGCGGCTTGGCTTACTTCCTCACTCCCGgccaagaggaagaagag agCTCCAGCCCTCGGACAGAAGCCCCCAAAGAAAACATTATGGCATCTCTGCATCCAGAACCAGCTCAGTCCTTAGAGAACCACAGTGCCTCTTCTGAGAAGGACAGCGATGTTCCCGGTGTTACTGTCCCAACTATTGTTATCTCCCCATGTGATTCCTCATCAGCACTGCGAGGGGAAGCAGAAACAGACTCACTGCCAGCTGTTAGTTCCTCAAATGAAGACTGTTCCCATGACAAAACCGAAGACTCTGATAATCCTGTGACATCTCACATTAAAATGATCCTCAAAGGACTAACTCGAGCCAAATCACAAGAGTCTCTGGCCTCAACAAAAGTGGGCACCGATGACGACCTCCTTGAGTCAGACGGAGGCTCTCAGCAGGACACCGTGGATGGCATATCATGGCGTCATTTCAATTCAAGGCCaaataaaaaggagaaaataggTTTCAAGATGTCTGCAGTGAACAAGGCTAAACGGAAGGAGACGCAGGGCACGttgcagagaggagaggagaggagccaAGCCAACTGGGAGCAGATGGAGGCCACCAAAGCCATATTTGATCTGCTGAAAGAAATATCTG GAAAGTCAACTCTTTCCTCAACAAGATGA